In Halobaculum magnesiiphilum, the following proteins share a genomic window:
- a CDS encoding HAD family hydrolase, with product MGAGGAVDDGADRKRGDGTDREPGDGVAAVSFDLFGTLVNVEPPDDPAAAVAAELRERGVPVPGDWADAYREVHLEYEAGVERPLHHHVAAALASRDPGREPRAFVDDAAVAVRAAFDRPVETRPGAAEAVAALSEEHPVGVLSNCSVAGLVARTLERSAVDEAAFDAVVSSVACGRRKPDARAFETVADGLGVSVDRLVHVGDGPATDGGAVDAGARFVAVDEVSLRELPSVVARRWD from the coding sequence ATGGGGGCCGGCGGCGCCGTCGACGACGGAGCGGACCGGAAACGCGGCGACGGGACGGACCGGGAACCCGGCGACGGCGTCGCCGCCGTCTCGTTCGACCTGTTCGGCACGCTCGTCAACGTGGAGCCACCCGACGATCCGGCCGCCGCCGTCGCCGCCGAGCTGCGCGAGCGAGGCGTCCCCGTCCCCGGCGACTGGGCCGACGCGTATCGCGAGGTGCACCTGGAGTACGAGGCGGGCGTCGAGCGCCCGCTCCATCACCACGTCGCGGCGGCGCTGGCGAGCCGCGATCCCGGGCGCGAGCCGCGCGCCTTCGTCGACGACGCCGCCGTCGCGGTCCGCGCGGCGTTCGACCGCCCGGTCGAGACGCGCCCCGGCGCCGCCGAGGCGGTCGCCGCGCTGAGCGAGGAGCACCCCGTCGGCGTCCTCTCGAACTGCAGCGTTGCCGGGCTCGTCGCGCGGACGCTGGAACGGTCGGCCGTCGACGAGGCCGCGTTCGACGCCGTCGTCTCCAGCGTCGCCTGCGGACGGCGCAAGCCCGACGCGCGGGCGTTCGAGACGGTCGCCGACGGGCTCGGCGTCTCGGTCGACCGGCTGGTCCACGTCGGTGACGGCCCGGCGACCGACGGTGGGGCCGTCGACGCGGGAGCGCGGTTCGTCGCCGTGGACGAGGTGTCGCTTCGGGAACTGCCGTCGGTCGTCGCACGGCGATGGGACTGA
- a CDS encoding cobyrinic acid a,c-diamide synthase: MRGVVLGGTASGVGKTVATLATIRALDDAGYAVQPAKAGPDFIDPSHHEAVAGTPSRTLDAWMQGEAGLRRNYHRGEGDLCVVEGVMGLYDGDGSSTAMVADLLDLPVVLVVDASAGMESVAATALGFREYAAHAGRDIQVAGVIAQRAHGGRHERGIREALPEGIAYLGRIPPNSELEIPDRHLGLHMGEESPLPGEALDAAADHLDGEALADLAREPPRPSERESRPPTEKRVAVADDAPFAFRYPATLERLRERAEVVTFAPTRGDALPDCDAVYLPGGYPELHAPALADSDALDDLAERAADGLPVLGECGGLMALSETLTTADGDTHEMAGVLPADVRMHDRYQALDHVELRARGDTLTAREGGTLRGHEFHYSSAEVADDARFAFEVVRGDGIADGMDGLTEHRTLGTYAHVHPESGAFDAFLEAI; the protein is encoded by the coding sequence ATGAGGGGGGTCGTCCTCGGCGGCACCGCCTCCGGCGTCGGCAAGACCGTCGCGACGCTCGCGACGATCCGGGCGCTCGACGACGCCGGCTACGCGGTCCAGCCGGCGAAGGCCGGCCCGGACTTCATCGACCCGAGCCACCACGAGGCCGTCGCCGGCACGCCCTCGCGGACGCTCGACGCCTGGATGCAAGGGGAGGCTGGGCTTCGGCGGAACTACCATCGCGGCGAGGGCGACCTGTGCGTGGTCGAGGGCGTGATGGGCCTGTACGACGGCGACGGGTCGAGCACCGCGATGGTCGCCGATCTCCTCGATCTGCCGGTCGTGCTCGTCGTCGACGCGAGCGCGGGGATGGAGAGCGTCGCCGCGACGGCGCTGGGCTTTCGCGAGTACGCCGCCCACGCCGGTCGCGACATCCAGGTTGCGGGCGTGATCGCCCAGCGCGCCCACGGCGGCCGCCACGAGCGGGGCATCCGCGAGGCGCTTCCCGAGGGGATCGCCTACCTCGGGCGGATCCCGCCGAACTCCGAACTGGAGATCCCGGACCGCCACCTCGGGCTCCACATGGGCGAGGAGTCGCCGCTCCCTGGCGAGGCGCTCGATGCGGCCGCCGACCACCTCGACGGCGAGGCGCTGGCGGACTTGGCGCGCGAGCCGCCGCGGCCGTCCGAGCGTGAGTCCCGACCCCCGACCGAGAAGCGCGTCGCCGTCGCCGACGACGCCCCGTTCGCGTTCCGTTACCCCGCCACGCTGGAGCGGCTGCGTGAGCGCGCCGAGGTCGTCACGTTCGCGCCGACGCGCGGCGACGCCCTCCCCGACTGCGACGCGGTGTACCTCCCCGGCGGCTACCCCGAACTCCACGCGCCCGCGCTGGCCGACAGCGACGCCCTTGACGACCTCGCGGAACGGGCGGCCGACGGGCTGCCCGTCCTCGGCGAGTGCGGCGGACTGATGGCGCTCTCGGAGACGCTGACGACCGCCGACGGCGACACCCACGAGATGGCGGGCGTGCTCCCGGCGGACGTGCGGATGCACGACCGATATCAGGCGCTCGACCACGTCGAGCTTCGCGCCCGCGGCGACACGCTCACCGCCCGCGAGGGCGGGACGCTGCGCGGCCACGAGTTCCACTACTCCTCGGCCGAGGTCGCCGACGACGCCCGGTTCGCCTTCGAGGTGGTGCGCGGCGACGGCATCGCCGACGGGATGGACGGGCTGACCGAGCACCGCACGCTCGGGACCTACGCGCACGTTCACCCCGAGAGCGGCGCGTTCGACGCGTTCCTGGAGGCGATCTGA
- the cobT gene encoding nicotinate mononucleotide-dependent phosphoribosyltransferase CobT — MRVFLVAGTTETAEVPGISAAGADPELMRHTPGADLDIVTHGEPTLAPVIPVSPSGCPTPAVATRAARELLGFDVVCVDAGIAGRTGSPAIDVGNGPGADVREPTAVPGAEETYERARELGAALPDDHLVIGETIPGGTTTALGVLRALGEEPSVSSSLPENPLDLKRRVVAEGLDESGLAPGDAAGDPLRAVAAVGDPVLAAVAGLTVGAVESGTAVTLAGGTQLAAAAALVRHAGVDAPLTLATTSFVADDDSAGIADLARSLDVELAVTDPGFDAVEHPAMDAYVAGEAKEGVGMGGALSLVDESTAASMADLRDRIVDVYDRLLAGREPGEEASDEEASDAATAASEVPEPER, encoded by the coding sequence GTGAGAGTCTTCCTCGTCGCCGGAACGACCGAGACCGCGGAGGTTCCGGGGATCAGCGCCGCCGGCGCCGACCCGGAGCTGATGCGTCACACCCCCGGCGCGGACCTGGACATCGTGACCCACGGCGAACCGACGCTCGCGCCGGTCATCCCCGTGAGTCCGAGCGGCTGTCCGACCCCCGCGGTGGCGACGCGCGCCGCGCGGGAACTGCTCGGGTTCGACGTGGTTTGCGTCGACGCCGGGATCGCGGGCCGGACCGGGTCGCCCGCGATCGACGTGGGGAACGGGCCCGGCGCCGACGTGCGCGAGCCCACGGCGGTTCCCGGGGCCGAGGAGACGTACGAACGAGCGCGCGAACTCGGGGCCGCGCTCCCGGACGACCACCTCGTGATCGGCGAGACGATCCCCGGCGGGACGACGACCGCCCTCGGCGTCCTCCGGGCGCTCGGGGAGGAGCCGTCTGTGTCGTCGTCGCTGCCGGAGAACCCCCTCGACCTGAAGCGGCGGGTCGTCGCCGAGGGACTCGACGAGAGCGGGCTCGCCCCCGGCGACGCCGCGGGCGACCCCCTGCGGGCGGTCGCGGCCGTCGGCGACCCCGTGCTCGCGGCCGTCGCCGGCCTGACCGTCGGCGCCGTCGAGTCCGGTACCGCGGTGACGCTGGCGGGCGGGACGCAGCTCGCGGCCGCGGCGGCGCTGGTGCGCCACGCCGGCGTCGACGCCCCGCTGACGCTCGCAACCACGTCGTTCGTCGCCGACGACGACTCCGCGGGGATCGCCGACCTCGCGCGGTCGCTCGACGTGGAGTTGGCCGTCACGGACCCCGGATTCGACGCGGTCGAACACCCCGCGATGGACGCGTACGTCGCCGGCGAGGCCAAGGAGGGCGTCGGGATGGGCGGCGCGCTCAGTCTCGTCGACGAGTCGACCGCGGCGTCGATGGCCGACCTCCGCGACCGGATCGTCGACGTGTACGACCGCCTGCTCGCCGGCCGCGAACCGGGTGAGGAAGCGTCGGACGAGGAAGCGTCGGACGCGGCGACGGCGGCGTCCGAGGTGCCGGAGCCCGAGCGATGA
- a CDS encoding ABC transporter ATP-binding protein, with protein sequence MSERDDAGDDPRDGDASRDGDAVAAGSEASADEPPMIAVRDLVVSRGGERVLDGVSLSVDRGELVGLVGPNGAGKTTLIAACNGTLGIDGGAVELAGTDRRELSQREVARRVATVPQETNTAFEFPVESVVEMGRTAYVSRFGTTTEADREAVRRAMERAEVAEFADRSVTTLSGGERQRVLFARALAAETPGLLLDEPTASLDINHQIRTLELVREAVDDGKAALAAIHDLNLAARVCDRLVLLAGGQVRASGTPREVLSDDALAEAFGVRAAVNDDPAVGSPMVTALREEDP encoded by the coding sequence GTGAGCGAGCGCGACGACGCCGGCGACGACCCACGCGACGGCGACGCGAGCCGCGACGGCGACGCCGTCGCCGCGGGGAGCGAGGCTTCGGCCGACGAGCCCCCGATGATCGCCGTCCGCGACCTCGTCGTCTCCCGCGGGGGCGAACGCGTGCTCGACGGGGTCTCCCTCTCGGTCGACCGCGGCGAACTCGTCGGTCTCGTCGGCCCCAACGGCGCCGGCAAGACGACGCTCATCGCCGCGTGCAACGGGACGCTCGGGATCGACGGCGGCGCCGTCGAGTTGGCCGGCACCGACCGCCGGGAGCTGTCCCAACGGGAGGTCGCCCGTCGCGTCGCCACGGTCCCGCAGGAGACGAACACGGCGTTCGAGTTCCCCGTCGAGTCGGTCGTCGAGATGGGGCGCACCGCCTACGTCTCCCGGTTCGGCACGACCACCGAGGCCGACCGTGAGGCGGTCCGCCGGGCGATGGAGCGTGCGGAGGTGGCGGAGTTCGCCGACCGGTCGGTGACGACGCTGTCGGGCGGCGAGCGCCAGCGCGTGCTGTTCGCCCGGGCGCTGGCCGCCGAGACGCCCGGCCTCCTGCTGGACGAGCCGACCGCCAGCCTCGACATCAACCACCAGATCCGGACGCTCGAACTCGTCCGGGAGGCCGTCGACGACGGCAAGGCCGCGCTCGCGGCGATCCACGACCTGAACCTCGCGGCGCGGGTGTGCGACCGGCTCGTGTTGCTCGCGGGCGGCCAGGTCCGGGCATCCGGAACCCCACGCGAGGTGCTCTCCGACGACGCGCTCGCGGAGGCGTTCGGCGTCCGCGCGGCCGTCAACGACGACCCCGCGGTCGGCTCGCCGATGGTGACGGCGCTGCGCGAGGAGGACCCGTAG
- the btuC gene encoding vitamin B12 ABC transporter permease BtuC, which translates to MTPVLRRAAGYSTLLFALLVAVVTVSAGIGPVSVPAGTVVAVVVNAVAVPVGVEWATTAAGGGGPLTAGLPLRVEFAHPFAFPVSETHEAIVMRVRLPRILLAAFVGVGLASAGTVMQGFFRNPMADPGIIGVSSGAAVGAVSWIVAPASLLALLGPLRPLLADGAGLQIAAFCGALAAGFGVYLIASRDGRTPVATLLLAGVAVQTFLGAVVSYLLLHSGESIRQVTYWLMGHLSGANWAEVTAAAVVVPLLTLVLFAYARDLNVLLLGETDAVALGVDAERSKRVLLAVSSVLTGAAVAVSGVIGFVGLIVPHGVRLVVGPDHRVLLPTSALAGGSFLVAADTFARSGVAELPVGIVTAAAGAPFFLYLLRTREVYDL; encoded by the coding sequence GTGACACCCGTCCTGCGCCGCGCCGCCGGCTACTCGACCCTCCTGTTCGCGCTCCTCGTCGCGGTCGTGACGGTGAGCGCGGGCATCGGCCCGGTGTCGGTCCCCGCCGGGACGGTCGTGGCCGTCGTCGTAAACGCCGTCGCGGTGCCGGTGGGCGTCGAGTGGGCCACGACCGCCGCCGGAGGTGGCGGTCCGCTGACCGCCGGCCTCCCCCTCCGCGTCGAGTTCGCCCACCCGTTCGCGTTCCCGGTCTCGGAGACGCACGAGGCGATCGTGATGCGGGTTCGCCTCCCGCGGATCCTGCTGGCGGCGTTCGTCGGCGTCGGCCTCGCGTCCGCCGGCACGGTGATGCAGGGCTTCTTCCGCAACCCGATGGCCGACCCGGGGATCATCGGCGTCTCCTCGGGCGCGGCCGTCGGCGCGGTCTCGTGGATCGTCGCCCCCGCGTCGCTGCTCGCGCTGCTCGGCCCGCTCCGGCCGCTGCTCGCCGACGGCGCCGGCCTCCAGATCGCCGCCTTCTGCGGCGCGCTGGCGGCCGGGTTCGGCGTCTACCTCATCGCGAGCCGCGACGGCCGGACGCCCGTGGCGACGCTGCTGCTCGCGGGCGTCGCCGTCCAGACGTTCCTCGGGGCCGTCGTCTCGTACCTCCTCCTCCACTCGGGGGAGTCGATCCGGCAGGTGACCTACTGGCTGATGGGCCACCTCAGCGGCGCGAACTGGGCGGAGGTGACCGCCGCGGCCGTGGTCGTTCCCCTCCTGACGCTCGTGTTGTTCGCGTACGCCCGCGACCTGAACGTCCTCCTGCTCGGGGAGACCGACGCCGTCGCCCTCGGCGTCGACGCCGAGCGGAGCAAGCGCGTCCTGCTGGCCGTCTCGTCGGTGTTGACCGGCGCCGCCGTCGCCGTCTCCGGCGTCATCGGCTTCGTCGGCCTCATCGTCCCCCACGGCGTCCGGCTGGTCGTCGGGCCGGACCACCGGGTGCTGCTGCCGACGAGCGCGCTCGCGGGCGGGAGCTTCCTCGTCGCCGCCGACACGTTCGCGCGCTCGGGCGTCGCCGAGCTCCCCGTCGGCATCGTGACGGCCGCCGCCGGCGCGCCGTTCTTCCTGTACCTGCTTCGCACCCGTGAGGTGTACGACCTGTGA
- a CDS encoding PGF-CTERM-anchored ABC transporter substrate-binding protein, whose product MTRRTRTLLIATLLVVAAAVPAVGAAAAGPATGTAPNDAPGAAGHQPAALGAGAGDAPIAQTGTTCEFPITETDATGTDVTLEERPERITTLNPSAAQTMWEIGGEDQVVGVSQFALYLDGADSRTNVSAAGFGVSVEKVVGTNPDLVLAPNASSTETVQALRDAGLTVFHFGESTTIADVREKTTLTGRLTGNCEGAAEANAWMDANVEAATEATADAEDVRVLYPLGGGYIAGSETFISAMIDTAGGANVAAERDLSGYPQINDEVVLELAPDYLVVTGYSSYLIGQEPYASTPAVENNNTVSVDRNWMNQPAPRSVVMGVRTLTEGFHPEAAAEADFQSREEAVAAMETETATATESQPITDTATETTAEARTTSAGATATSGPGFGVALAVLAVLGSALLARRER is encoded by the coding sequence GTGACACGACGGACACGGACGCTGCTGATCGCGACGCTGTTGGTCGTCGCCGCGGCGGTTCCGGCGGTCGGAGCCGCTGCGGCGGGACCGGCCACGGGAACCGCACCGAACGACGCGCCCGGCGCGGCCGGGCACCAGCCGGCCGCCCTCGGCGCCGGCGCCGGCGACGCGCCGATCGCCCAGACGGGGACGACCTGCGAGTTCCCGATCACCGAGACGGACGCGACGGGGACCGACGTGACGCTGGAGGAGCGCCCCGAGCGGATCACGACGCTGAACCCCAGCGCCGCACAGACGATGTGGGAGATCGGCGGGGAGGACCAGGTCGTCGGCGTGAGCCAGTTCGCGCTGTACCTCGACGGCGCCGACTCCCGAACGAACGTCTCGGCCGCCGGCTTCGGCGTGAGCGTCGAGAAGGTCGTCGGCACGAACCCCGACCTCGTGCTCGCGCCGAACGCGAGCTCGACCGAGACGGTGCAGGCGCTGCGCGATGCGGGGCTGACGGTGTTCCACTTCGGGGAATCGACGACGATCGCCGACGTGCGCGAGAAGACGACGCTCACCGGCCGCCTCACCGGCAACTGTGAGGGCGCCGCAGAGGCGAACGCGTGGATGGACGCGAACGTCGAGGCGGCGACCGAGGCGACCGCAGACGCCGAGGACGTGCGCGTGCTGTACCCGCTCGGGGGCGGCTACATCGCCGGCAGCGAGACGTTCATCTCCGCGATGATCGACACCGCCGGCGGGGCGAACGTCGCCGCCGAGCGCGACCTGTCGGGCTACCCGCAGATCAACGACGAGGTCGTCCTCGAACTCGCGCCCGACTACCTCGTCGTCACGGGCTACTCGTCGTACCTCATCGGTCAGGAGCCGTACGCGAGCACGCCGGCCGTCGAGAACAACAACACCGTCTCGGTGGACCGCAACTGGATGAACCAGCCCGCCCCGCGCTCGGTCGTCATGGGCGTGCGGACGCTGACCGAGGGGTTCCACCCCGAGGCGGCCGCCGAGGCCGACTTCCAGTCGCGCGAGGAGGCCGTCGCCGCGATGGAGACCGAGACGGCGACAGCCACCGAGAGTCAGCCGATCACCGACACGGCGACCGAGACGACGGCCGAGGCGCGCACGACCAGCGCCGGGGCGACCGCGACCTCCGGCCCAGGGTTCGGCGTCGCGCTCGCGGTGCTCGCGGTGCTGGGCTCCGCGTTGCTCGCGCGCCGGGAACGGTAA
- a CDS encoding SHOCT domain-containing protein, whose protein sequence is MSASPAERLRENATGVVSTLVTGIWLAAMFTGQDWWLAALLFGYIVLVPLTAILFGDEDDIEEWWDEEVKGIEGIDESNGAANARPEEPPADPDTRDALDTLRDRYARGELTDEQFERKLDRLLETESLEDVEDRRRRERGGGDGTREERERGGERDADRDLERER, encoded by the coding sequence ATGAGCGCGAGCCCCGCCGAGCGCCTCCGCGAGAACGCGACGGGCGTCGTCAGCACGCTCGTCACCGGGATCTGGCTGGCGGCCATGTTCACCGGGCAGGACTGGTGGCTCGCGGCGCTGCTGTTCGGCTACATCGTCCTCGTCCCGTTAACGGCGATCCTGTTCGGCGACGAGGACGACATCGAGGAGTGGTGGGACGAGGAGGTGAAGGGGATAGAGGGGATCGACGAGTCGAACGGAGCGGCGAACGCTCGCCCCGAGGAGCCGCCGGCGGACCCGGACACGCGCGACGCGCTCGACACCCTCCGCGACCGCTACGCCCGCGGGGAGCTCACGGACGAGCAGTTCGAGCGCAAGCTCGATCGCCTGCTGGAGACGGAGTCGCTGGAGGACGTGGAGGACCGGAGGCGACGCGAGCGCGGTGGCGGCGACGGCACCCGGGAGGAACGCGAACGCGGCGGAGAACGCGACGCCGATCGCGACCTCGAACGCGAGCGGTAG
- the srp19 gene encoding signal recognition particle subunit SRP19, whose protein sequence is MVENVLYPAYFDAALTRAEGRRVPEDLAVSEPTVDEIAQAVQQVGYDAKIERDVTYSREYEPRGRVSVTGTDETAKNDLVQAVGAYLGVIRGD, encoded by the coding sequence ATGGTCGAGAACGTCCTCTACCCCGCGTACTTCGACGCGGCGCTGACCCGCGCCGAGGGGCGCCGCGTCCCCGAGGACCTCGCGGTGTCGGAGCCGACGGTCGACGAGATCGCGCAGGCCGTCCAGCAGGTCGGCTACGACGCCAAGATCGAACGCGACGTGACGTACAGCCGGGAGTACGAGCCCCGCGGACGCGTGAGCGTCACGGGCACCGACGAGACCGCGAAGAACGACCTCGTGCAGGCGGTGGGCGCCTACCTCGGCGTCATCCGCGGGGACTGA
- a CDS encoding H/ACA ribonucleoprotein complex subunit GAR1 — protein sequence MKRVGEVVRTAQGLAVVRVPEGAEPARVGSEVVDESLSTVGRVVDVFGPVERPYVAVSPTDRSRLTGLLGAKLYAR from the coding sequence ATGAAGCGCGTCGGCGAGGTGGTCAGAACGGCCCAGGGGCTCGCGGTCGTGCGCGTCCCCGAGGGCGCCGAGCCGGCGCGCGTCGGCAGCGAGGTCGTCGACGAGTCGCTGTCGACGGTCGGGCGCGTCGTCGACGTGTTCGGCCCGGTCGAGCGCCCCTACGTCGCCGTGTCGCCGACGGATCGGTCGCGACTGACGGGGCTGCTCGGCGCGAAGCTGTACGCGCGGTGA
- a CDS encoding toxin-antitoxin system TumE family protein yields the protein MAPADEVVVLEDETYYPTRDTLVRIRILSVPESEKFPDGVKYRLHHGTTGGETIVRYDNAHGIHERHTADGLDDGYEFPGYEAVLDRFYREVPVDP from the coding sequence ATGGCACCCGCGGACGAGGTCGTCGTACTCGAGGACGAGACGTACTACCCGACCAGGGACACGCTCGTCAGGATACGGATCCTGTCGGTGCCGGAGTCCGAGAAGTTCCCGGACGGCGTGAAGTATCGACTTCACCACGGAACGACCGGGGGCGAGACGATCGTTCGATACGACAACGCTCACGGGATTCACGAACGCCACACTGCGGACGGATTGGACGACGGATACGAATTCCCCGGATACGAGGCGGTACTCGATCGCTTCTACCGGGAGGTTCCTGTCGATCCGTAG
- a CDS encoding transcriptional regulator — MTRTTLIVTVGSLADVEARSRDAMERALSGDEPSADAPRRITFETADELARVFSPRAIELLRTIASEEPGSMREAARLVGRDIKDVSRNLDRLAEYDVIEFVEEGRSKRPVVPYDDIRIDLGLRDHDGSTSEPAGA, encoded by the coding sequence ATGACCCGAACCACGCTCATCGTGACGGTCGGATCGCTTGCCGATGTCGAGGCCCGAAGCCGCGACGCGATGGAGCGCGCGCTCTCCGGGGACGAACCGAGCGCGGACGCGCCGCGTCGGATCACCTTCGAGACCGCCGACGAGCTCGCTCGCGTGTTCAGTCCTCGTGCGATCGAACTCCTCAGAACGATCGCGAGTGAGGAGCCCGGGAGCATGCGCGAGGCCGCACGACTCGTCGGCCGCGACATCAAGGACGTATCGCGCAATCTCGACCGCCTGGCCGAGTACGACGTGATCGAGTTCGTCGAGGAGGGGCGGTCGAAGCGACCGGTCGTTCCGTACGACGACATTCGGATCGACCTCGGACTTCGCGACCACGACGGCAGCACGAGCGAGCCGGCGGGTGCCTGA
- the gatB gene encoding Asp-tRNA(Asn)/Glu-tRNA(Gln) amidotransferase subunit GatB produces the protein MARAAERAELVPVIGLEVHVQLETDTKIFCGCSTEPAEEEEPNTRVCPTCLGLPGALPVLNEAAVEAAVKVGKALDADIPEETRFHRKNYYYPDLPKNFQITQYDAPLCADGELEFSHEGDRRTVNVRRAHLEEDPGSLRHVREGPADLDVRTTSVDRADYSLVDYNRAGTPLMEVVTEPDFRHPKEVRAFLEKLEEVLEYLGVFDAGRDGSLRIDANLSMVEASEVDDDGTIDEDVLESANRTEVKNISSHKGAEQALAYERNRQENQLKRGKAVAQETRHFNETHGNTVSMRSKEEEKDYRYFGEADLPALQVSDWKERIAIPELPDARRERFREEYGLDAEAASKLTSRKAVADFYEAVAEEFDPDLAAAWVADTLLGELNYRDMAVEDVTDRLDEFTRLIELVATGEVTTKNAEEVVLRAMLDEGLGPDEVIEREGLGTADDDEVATAVEEAIEENPDAVDDYHSGEGGAINFLVGQVMQKTGGSAAPDDVNTMLRERLDG, from the coding sequence ATGGCACGAGCAGCCGAACGGGCCGAGTTGGTGCCCGTCATCGGGCTGGAGGTCCACGTCCAGCTCGAGACGGACACCAAGATCTTCTGCGGGTGTTCCACCGAGCCCGCCGAGGAGGAGGAGCCCAACACGCGCGTCTGTCCCACCTGCCTCGGGCTCCCCGGAGCCCTCCCGGTGCTCAACGAGGCGGCCGTCGAGGCCGCCGTCAAGGTCGGGAAGGCGCTCGACGCCGACATCCCCGAGGAGACCCGGTTCCACCGAAAGAACTACTACTACCCCGACCTGCCCAAGAACTTCCAGATCACCCAGTACGACGCGCCGCTGTGTGCCGACGGCGAGCTGGAGTTCTCCCACGAGGGCGACCGTCGGACGGTGAACGTCCGCCGCGCCCACCTGGAGGAGGACCCCGGCAGCCTGCGCCACGTCCGCGAGGGCCCCGCCGACCTGGACGTTCGGACCACCTCTGTCGACCGGGCGGACTACTCGCTGGTCGACTACAACCGGGCGGGCACGCCGCTGATGGAGGTCGTCACCGAACCCGACTTCCGCCACCCGAAGGAGGTCCGCGCGTTCCTCGAGAAGCTGGAGGAGGTGCTGGAGTACCTCGGCGTGTTCGACGCCGGCCGCGACGGCAGCCTCCGCATCGACGCGAACCTCTCGATGGTCGAGGCGAGCGAGGTCGACGACGACGGCACCATCGACGAGGACGTCTTGGAGTCGGCCAACCGGACGGAGGTCAAGAACATCTCCAGCCACAAGGGCGCCGAACAGGCGCTCGCGTACGAGCGCAACCGCCAGGAGAACCAACTCAAGCGCGGAAAAGCCGTCGCACAGGAGACGCGCCACTTCAACGAGACCCACGGCAACACCGTCTCGATGCGCTCGAAGGAGGAGGAGAAGGACTACCGCTACTTCGGCGAGGCCGACCTGCCCGCGCTGCAGGTGTCCGACTGGAAGGAGCGCATCGCCATCCCGGAGCTGCCGGACGCCCGCCGCGAACGGTTCCGCGAGGAGTACGGCCTCGACGCGGAGGCCGCCTCGAAGCTCACCTCCCGGAAGGCGGTCGCGGACTTCTACGAGGCGGTCGCCGAGGAGTTCGACCCGGACCTCGCTGCGGCGTGGGTCGCGGACACCCTCCTCGGGGAACTCAACTACCGCGACATGGCCGTCGAGGACGTTACCGACCGCCTCGACGAGTTCACCCGGCTGATCGAACTCGTGGCGACCGGCGAGGTCACCACGAAGAACGCCGAGGAGGTCGTCCTCCGCGCGATGCTCGACGAGGGGCTCGGCCCGGACGAGGTCATCGAGCGCGAGGGCCTCGGCACCGCCGACGACGACGAGGTCGCGACCGCGGTCGAGGAGGCCATCGAAGAGAACCCCGACGCCGTCGACGACTACCACTCGGGCGAGGGCGGCGCGATCAACTTCCTCGTCGGGCAGGTGATGCAGAAGACGGGCGGCTCGGCGGCGCCCGACGACGTGAACACGATGCTGCGCGAGCGGCTGGACGGGTAG
- a CDS encoding HVO_2922 family protein gives MSERTVFSLEERLDRPTAAALLRGLAADLAAGDRLRLGEGDDAASVALAESLDVEVELEVDEDDGEAELELELEWTGGDVRTGADAAPATEPAAEATDGDAEAGSAATPDDAGSESVDGASEVDDIVASEDLADLPSEAVPAPEAPTPVSLARFELYRDRADEWRWRLVHRNGNIVATSGEGYSSDRAARRGMQSVMRNAPDALVLREE, from the coding sequence ATGTCCGAGCGCACGGTCTTCTCGCTGGAGGAACGGCTCGACCGACCGACCGCCGCGGCGCTGCTACGTGGGCTGGCCGCGGATCTGGCCGCCGGCGACCGGCTCCGACTCGGGGAGGGCGACGACGCCGCGAGCGTCGCGCTCGCCGAGTCGCTCGACGTGGAGGTGGAACTCGAGGTTGACGAGGACGACGGCGAGGCGGAACTCGAACTCGAGCTGGAGTGGACCGGAGGGGACGTACGGACCGGCGCCGACGCCGCCCCGGCGACCGAACCGGCCGCGGAGGCCACCGACGGCGACGCCGAGGCGGGTTCGGCTGCGACTCCCGACGACGCCGGATCGGAATCGGTCGACGGCGCCTCGGAGGTCGACGACATCGTCGCGTCCGAGGACCTGGCCGACCTCCCGTCGGAGGCGGTTCCGGCGCCGGAGGCCCCGACCCCGGTTTCGCTCGCCCGATTCGAGTTGTACCGCGACCGCGCCGACGAGTGGCGCTGGCGGCTCGTCCACCGCAACGGCAACATCGTCGCCACGAGCGGCGAGGGGTACAGCTCCGACCGCGCCGCCCGCCGCGGGATGCAGAGCGTGATGCGGAACGCGCCCGACGCGCTCGTCCTTCGCGAGGAGTAG